Proteins encoded within one genomic window of Pongo abelii isolate AG06213 chromosome 18, NHGRI_mPonAbe1-v2.0_pri, whole genome shotgun sequence:
- the ATXN2L gene encoding ataxin-2-like protein isoform X12 yields the protein MLKPQPPQQPSQPQQPPPTQQAVARRPPGGTSPPNGGLPGPLATSAAPPGPPTAASPCLGPVAAAGSGLRRGAEGILAPQPPPPQHQERPGAAAIGSARGQSTGKGPPQSPVFEGVYNNSRMLHFLTAVVGSTCDVKVKNGTTYEGIFKTLSSKFELAVDAVHRKASEPAGGPRREDIVDTMVFKPSDVMLVHFRNVDFNYATKDKFTDSAIAMNSKVNGEHKEKVLQRWEGGDSNSDDYDLESDMSNGWDPNEMFKFNEENYGVKTTYDSSLSSYTVPLEKDNSEEFRQRELRAAQLAREIESSPQYRLRIAMENDDGRTEEEKHSAVQRQGSGRESPSLASREGKYIPLPQRVREGPRGGVRCSSSRGGRPGLSSLPPRGPHHLDNNSPGPGSEARGINGGPSRMSPKAQRPLRGAKTLSSPSNRPSGETSVPPPPAVGRMYPPRSPKSAAPAPISASCPEPPIGSAVPTSSASIPVTSSVSDPGVGSISPASPKISLAPTDVKELSTKEPGRTLEPQELARIAGKVPGLQNEQKRFQLEELRKFGAQFKLQPSSSPENSLDPFPPRILKEEPKGKEKEVDVLLTSEPMGSPVSSKTESVSDKEDKPPLASAGGTEGPEQPPPPCPSQTGSPPVGLIKGEDKDEGPVAEQVKKSTLNPNAKEFNPTKPLLSVNKSTSTPTSPGPRTHSTPSIPVLTAGQSGLYSPQYISYIPQIHMGPAVQAPQMYPYPVSNSVPGQQGKYRGAKGSLPPQRSDQHQPASAPPMMQAAAAAGPPLVAATPYSSYIPYNPQQFPGQPAMMQPMAHYPSQPVFAPMLQSNPRMLTSGSHPQAIVSSSTPQYPSAEQPTPQALYATVHQSYPHHATQLHAHQPQPATTPTGSQPQSQHAAPSPVQHQAGQAPHLGSGQPQQNLYHPGALTGTPPSLPPGPSAQSPQSSFPQPAAVYAIHHQQLPHGFTNMAHVTQAHVQTGITAAPPPHPGAPHPPQVMLLHPPQSHGGPPQGAVPQSGVPALSASTPSPYPYIGHPQVQSHPSQQLPFHPPGN from the exons ATGTTGAAGCCTCAGCCGCCACAACAGCCCTCCCAGCCCCAGCAGCCGCCCCCCACGCAACAGGCCGTGGCCCGTCGGCCCCCCGGGGGCACCAGCCCTCCCAACGGCGGCCTCCCGGGGCCGCTGGCCACCTCTGCGGCTCCTCCCGGGCCTCCAACGGCCGCCTCCCCCTGCCTGGGGCCTGTGGCCGCTGCCGGGAGCGGGCTCCGCCGGGGAGCCGAAGGCATCTTGGcgccgcagccgccgccgccgcagcacCAGGAGAGGCCGGGGGCCGCAGCCATCGGCAGCGCCAG gGGACAGAGCACAGGAAAGGGACCCCCACAGTCACCT GTGTTTGAAGGCGTCTACAACAATTCCAGAATGCTGCATTTCCTTACAGCTGTTGTG GGCTCCACTTGTGATGTAAAGGTGAAAAATGGTACCACTTATGAGGGTATCTTCAAGACGCTAAGCTCAAAG TTTGAACTAGCCGTGGATGCTGTGCACCGGAAAGCATCTGAGCCAGCAGGTGGCCCTCGTCGGGAAGACATTGTGGACACCATGGTGTTTAAGCCAAGTGATGTCATGCTTGTTCACTTCCGAAATGTTGACTTCAATTACGCTACTAAAG ACAAGTTCACCGATTCAGCCATTGCCATGAACTCAAAAGTGAATGGGGAACACAAAGAGAAGGTGCTTCAGCGCTGGGAGGGGGGTGACAGCAACAGCGACGACTATGACCTCGAGTCTGACATG tcCAATGGATGGGACCCCAATGAAATGTTCAAGTTCAATGAGGAGAACTACGGTGTGAAGACTACCTATGATAGCAGTCTTTCTTCTTATAC GGTGCCCTTAGAAAAGGACAACTCAGAAGAGTTTCGTCAGCGAGAGCTGCGTGCGGCCCAGTTGGCTCGAGAGATTGAATCAAGCCCCCAGTACCGCCTGCGGATCGCCATGGAGAACGACGATGGGCGCACTGAAGAGGAGAAGCACAGTGCAGTCCAGCGGCAGGGCTCAGGGCGAGAGAGCCCCAGCTTGGCATCCAG GGAGGGGAAGTATATCCCTCTGCCTCAACGAGTCCGGGAAGGTCCCCGGGGAGGAGTTCGATGCAGCAGCTCTCGGGGTGGTCGGCCTGGCCTTAGCTCTTTGCCACCTCGTGGCCCTCACCATCTGGACAATAACAGCCCTGGCCCAGGTTCTGAGGCCCGTGGTATCAATGGAG gtcCTTCCCGCATGTCCCCAAAGGCACAGCGGCCTCTGAGAGGTGCCAAGACTCTGTCTTCGCCCAGTAATAGGCCTTCTGGAGAAACTTCTGTTCCACCTCCTCCTGCAG TGGGCCGGATGTATCCCCCGCGTTCTCCCAAGTCTGCTGCCCCTGCCCCAATCTCAGCTTCCTGTCCTGAGCCTCCCATCGGCTCGGCAGTGCCAACCTCTTCAGCCTCCATCCCTGTGACCTCATCAGTCTCAGATCCTGGAGTGGGCTCCATTTCCCCAGCTTCTCCAAAGATCTCCCTGGCCCCCACAGATG TAAAAGAACTCTCTACCAAGGAACCTGGAAGAACTCTGGAGCCCCAGGAGCTGGCTCGGATAGCTGGGAAAG TCCCCGGTCTTCAGAATGAACAGAAACGATTCCAACTGGAAGAACTGAGAAAGTTTGGGGCCCAGTTTAAG CTTCAGCCCAGTAGCTCCCCTGAGAACAGCCTGGATCCTTTTCCTCCCCGGATCTTAAAGGAGGAGcccaaaggaaaggagaaggaggttgATGTTCTGTTGACTTCAGAGCCCATGGGGTCTCCTGTCTCCTCCAAGACAGAGTCCGTATCGGATAAAGAGGACAAACCACCCCTGGCATCAGCAGGAGGCACTGAGGGGCCAGAGCAGCCCCCACCACCTTGCCCAAGCCAAACTGGCAGCCCCCCAGTGGGCCTCATCAAGGGAGAAGACAAAGATGAGGGCCCTGTTGCTGA ACAAGTAAAGAAATCAACGTTGAACCCTAATGCTAAGGAGTTCAATCCTACAAAGCCTCTGCTGTCTGTG AATAAATCCACCAGTACCCCAACTTCTCCGGGGCCCCGGACTCATTCAACTCCCTCCATCCCGGTGCTGACAGCAGGCCAGAGTGGGCTATACAGCCCCCAGTACATCTCATACATACCTCAGATCCACATGGGACCAGCTGTGCAG GCACCTCAAATGTATCCATATCCTGTATCCAATTCAGTGCCTGGGCAGCAGGGCAAGTACCGGGGAGCAAAAG gCTCCCTGCCTCCGCAGCGCTCGGACCAACACCAGCCAGCCTCAGCCCCGCCAATGATGCAGGCCGCCGCGGCTGCTGGCCCGCCTCTGGTGGCTGCCACGCCCTATTCTTCCTACATCCCCTACAACCCTCAGCAGTTCCCAGGCCAGCCGGCCATGATGCAGCCCATGGCCCACTACCCCTCACAG CCGGTGTTTGCCCCCATGCTTCAGAGCAACCCACGCATGCTGACATCGGGCAGCCATCCCCAGGCCATTGTGTCATCCTCTACCCCTCAGTACCCTTCTGCAGAGCAGCCCACCCCCCAGGCCCTTTATG CCACTGTTCACCAGTCCTACCCACACCATGCCACGCAGCTCCATGCCCACCAGCCGCAGCCAGCTACCACACCTACTGGAAGCCAGCCGCAGTCCCAGCATGCGGCCCCCAGTCCTGTCCAG CATCAGGCGGGGCAGGCCCCACACTTGGGCAGTGGACAGCCACAGCAGAATCTGTACCACCCAGGGGCCCTGACAGGCACGCCGCCCTCTCTGCCACCGGGACCTTCTGCCCAGTCCCCTCAGAGCAGCTTCCCCCAGCCAGCCGCTGTGTATGCCATCCACCACCAGCAGCTGCCCCACGGCTTCACCAATATGGCCCATGTTACCCAG GCCCATGTCCAAACTGGAATCACAGCAGCCCCGCCCCCTCACCCTGGGGCTCCCCACCCgccccaggtgatgctgctgcaCCCACCCCAGAGTCATGGGGGGCCCCCCCAAGGCGCGGTGCCCCAGAGTGGGGTGCCTGCACTCTCAGCTTCCACACCCTCACCCTACCCCTACATCGGACACCCCCAAG TTCAATCTCATCCCTCCCAGCAGCTCCCCTTCCACCCCCCGGGGAACTGA
- the ATXN2L gene encoding ataxin-2-like protein isoform X16, which produces MAFAAALSPSPASGPLFALNRRLHQPATSRVTWRLVIPAEGQSTGKGPPQSPVFEGVYNNSRMLHFLTAVVGSTCDVKVKNGTTYEGIFKTLSSKFELAVDAVHRKASEPAGGPRREDIVDTMVFKPSDVMLVHFRNVDFNYATKDKFTDSAIAMNSKVNGEHKEKVLQRWEGGDSNSDDYDLESDMSNGWDPNEMFKFNEENYGVKTTYDSSLSSYTVPLEKDNSEEFRQRELRAAQLAREIESSPQYRLRIAMENDDGRTEEEKHSAVQRQGSGRESPSLASREGKYIPLPQRVREGPRGGVRCSSSRGGRPGLSSLPPRGPHHLDNNSPGPGSEARGINGGPSRMSPKAQRPLRGAKTLSSPSNRPSGETSVPPPPAVGRMYPPRSPKSAAPAPISASCPEPPIGSAVPTSSASIPVTSSVSDPGVGSISPASPKISLAPTDVKELSTKEPGRTLEPQELARIAGKVPGLQNEQKRFQLEELRKFGAQFKLQPSSSPENSLDPFPPRILKEEPKGKEKEVDVLLTSEPMGSPVSSKTESVSDKEDKPPLASAGGTEGPEQPPPPCPSQTGSPPVGLIKGEDKDEGPVAEQVKKSTLNPNAKEFNPTKPLLSVNKSTSTPTSPGPRTHSTPSIPVLTAGQSGLYSPQYISYIPQIHMGPAVQAPQMYPYPVSNSVPGQQGKYRGAKGSLPPQRSDQHQPASAPPMMQAAAAAGPPLVAATPYSSYIPYNPQQFPGQPAMMQPMAHYPSQPVFAPMLQSNPRMLTSGSHPQAIVSSSTPQYPSAEQPTPQALYATVHQSYPHHATQLHAHQPQPATTPTGSQPQSQHAAPSPVQHQAGQAPHLGSGQPQQNLYHPGALTGTPPSLPPGPSAQSPQSSFPQPAAVYAIHHQQLPHGFTNMAHVTQAHVQTGITAAPPPHPGAPHPPQVMLLHPPQSHGGPPQGAVPQSGVPALSASTPSPYPYIGHPQGEQPGQAPGFPGGADDRILCRVGRSHSRRRQGLAPGSVLCFPPSSLSCDPAAPLPTASPALSDPDCLLT; this is translated from the exons ATGGCTTTTGCGGCTGCGCTGTCCCCCAGCCCCGCCAGCGGCCCCCTTTTCGCCCTCAACCGCCGGTTACATCAGCCAGCGACGAGCAGGGTTACCTGGAGATTGGTGATCCCCGCAGA gGGACAGAGCACAGGAAAGGGACCCCCACAGTCACCT GTGTTTGAAGGCGTCTACAACAATTCCAGAATGCTGCATTTCCTTACAGCTGTTGTG GGCTCCACTTGTGATGTAAAGGTGAAAAATGGTACCACTTATGAGGGTATCTTCAAGACGCTAAGCTCAAAG TTTGAACTAGCCGTGGATGCTGTGCACCGGAAAGCATCTGAGCCAGCAGGTGGCCCTCGTCGGGAAGACATTGTGGACACCATGGTGTTTAAGCCAAGTGATGTCATGCTTGTTCACTTCCGAAATGTTGACTTCAATTACGCTACTAAAG ACAAGTTCACCGATTCAGCCATTGCCATGAACTCAAAAGTGAATGGGGAACACAAAGAGAAGGTGCTTCAGCGCTGGGAGGGGGGTGACAGCAACAGCGACGACTATGACCTCGAGTCTGACATG tcCAATGGATGGGACCCCAATGAAATGTTCAAGTTCAATGAGGAGAACTACGGTGTGAAGACTACCTATGATAGCAGTCTTTCTTCTTATAC GGTGCCCTTAGAAAAGGACAACTCAGAAGAGTTTCGTCAGCGAGAGCTGCGTGCGGCCCAGTTGGCTCGAGAGATTGAATCAAGCCCCCAGTACCGCCTGCGGATCGCCATGGAGAACGACGATGGGCGCACTGAAGAGGAGAAGCACAGTGCAGTCCAGCGGCAGGGCTCAGGGCGAGAGAGCCCCAGCTTGGCATCCAG GGAGGGGAAGTATATCCCTCTGCCTCAACGAGTCCGGGAAGGTCCCCGGGGAGGAGTTCGATGCAGCAGCTCTCGGGGTGGTCGGCCTGGCCTTAGCTCTTTGCCACCTCGTGGCCCTCACCATCTGGACAATAACAGCCCTGGCCCAGGTTCTGAGGCCCGTGGTATCAATGGAG gtcCTTCCCGCATGTCCCCAAAGGCACAGCGGCCTCTGAGAGGTGCCAAGACTCTGTCTTCGCCCAGTAATAGGCCTTCTGGAGAAACTTCTGTTCCACCTCCTCCTGCAG TGGGCCGGATGTATCCCCCGCGTTCTCCCAAGTCTGCTGCCCCTGCCCCAATCTCAGCTTCCTGTCCTGAGCCTCCCATCGGCTCGGCAGTGCCAACCTCTTCAGCCTCCATCCCTGTGACCTCATCAGTCTCAGATCCTGGAGTGGGCTCCATTTCCCCAGCTTCTCCAAAGATCTCCCTGGCCCCCACAGATG TAAAAGAACTCTCTACCAAGGAACCTGGAAGAACTCTGGAGCCCCAGGAGCTGGCTCGGATAGCTGGGAAAG TCCCCGGTCTTCAGAATGAACAGAAACGATTCCAACTGGAAGAACTGAGAAAGTTTGGGGCCCAGTTTAAG CTTCAGCCCAGTAGCTCCCCTGAGAACAGCCTGGATCCTTTTCCTCCCCGGATCTTAAAGGAGGAGcccaaaggaaaggagaaggaggttgATGTTCTGTTGACTTCAGAGCCCATGGGGTCTCCTGTCTCCTCCAAGACAGAGTCCGTATCGGATAAAGAGGACAAACCACCCCTGGCATCAGCAGGAGGCACTGAGGGGCCAGAGCAGCCCCCACCACCTTGCCCAAGCCAAACTGGCAGCCCCCCAGTGGGCCTCATCAAGGGAGAAGACAAAGATGAGGGCCCTGTTGCTGA ACAAGTAAAGAAATCAACGTTGAACCCTAATGCTAAGGAGTTCAATCCTACAAAGCCTCTGCTGTCTGTG AATAAATCCACCAGTACCCCAACTTCTCCGGGGCCCCGGACTCATTCAACTCCCTCCATCCCGGTGCTGACAGCAGGCCAGAGTGGGCTATACAGCCCCCAGTACATCTCATACATACCTCAGATCCACATGGGACCAGCTGTGCAG GCACCTCAAATGTATCCATATCCTGTATCCAATTCAGTGCCTGGGCAGCAGGGCAAGTACCGGGGAGCAAAAG gCTCCCTGCCTCCGCAGCGCTCGGACCAACACCAGCCAGCCTCAGCCCCGCCAATGATGCAGGCCGCCGCGGCTGCTGGCCCGCCTCTGGTGGCTGCCACGCCCTATTCTTCCTACATCCCCTACAACCCTCAGCAGTTCCCAGGCCAGCCGGCCATGATGCAGCCCATGGCCCACTACCCCTCACAG CCGGTGTTTGCCCCCATGCTTCAGAGCAACCCACGCATGCTGACATCGGGCAGCCATCCCCAGGCCATTGTGTCATCCTCTACCCCTCAGTACCCTTCTGCAGAGCAGCCCACCCCCCAGGCCCTTTATG CCACTGTTCACCAGTCCTACCCACACCATGCCACGCAGCTCCATGCCCACCAGCCGCAGCCAGCTACCACACCTACTGGAAGCCAGCCGCAGTCCCAGCATGCGGCCCCCAGTCCTGTCCAG CATCAGGCGGGGCAGGCCCCACACTTGGGCAGTGGACAGCCACAGCAGAATCTGTACCACCCAGGGGCCCTGACAGGCACGCCGCCCTCTCTGCCACCGGGACCTTCTGCCCAGTCCCCTCAGAGCAGCTTCCCCCAGCCAGCCGCTGTGTATGCCATCCACCACCAGCAGCTGCCCCACGGCTTCACCAATATGGCCCATGTTACCCAG GCCCATGTCCAAACTGGAATCACAGCAGCCCCGCCCCCTCACCCTGGGGCTCCCCACCCgccccaggtgatgctgctgcaCCCACCCCAGAGTCATGGGGGGCCCCCCCAAGGCGCGGTGCCCCAGAGTGGGGTGCCTGCACTCTCAGCTTCCACACCCTCACCCTACCCCTACATCGGACACCCCCAAGGTGAGCAGCCTGGCCAGGCGCCTGGATTTCCAGGAGGAGCCGATGACAGGATTC TATGTAGGGTGGGCAGAAGCCACAGTCGCCGCCGCCAGGGGCTTGCTCCTGGCTCTGTCCTTTGCTTCCCTCCGTCCTCGCTCAGTTGTGATCCAGCAGCCCCCCTCCCCACTGCCTCCCCAGCTCTCAGTGACCCCGACTGTCTCCTGACTTAG
- the ATXN2L gene encoding ataxin-2-like protein isoform X13: MLKPQPPQQPSQPQQPPPTQQAVARRPPGGTSPPNGGLPGPLATSAAPPGPPTAASPCLGPVAAAGSGLRRGAEGILAPQPPPPQHQERPGAAAIGSARGQSTGKGPPQSPVFEGVYNNSRMLHFLTAVVGSTCDVKVKNGTTYEGIFKTLSSKFELAVDAVHRKASEPAGGPRREDIVDTMVFKPSDVMLVHFRNVDFNYATKDKFTDSAIAMNSKVNGEHKEKVLQRWEGGDSNSDDYDLESDMSNGWDPNEMFKFNEENYGVKTTYDSSLSSYTVPLEKDNSEEFRQRELRAAQLAREIESSPQYRLRIAMENDDGRTEEEKHSAVQRQGSGRESPSLASREGKYIPLPQRVREGPRGGVRCSSSRGGRPGLSSLPPRGPHHLDNNSPGPGSEARGINGGPSRMSPKAQRPLRGAKTLSSPSNRPSGETSVPPPPAAPPFLPVGRMYPPRSPKSAAPAPISASCPEPPIGSAVPTSSASIPVTSSVSDPGVGSISPASPKISLAPTDVKELSTKEPGRTLEPQELARIAGKVPGLQNEQKRFQLEELRKFGAQFKLQPSSSPENSLDPFPPRILKEEPKGKEKEVDVLLTSEPMGSPVSSKTESVSDKEDKPPLASAGGTEGPEQPPPPCPSQTGSPPVGLIKGEDKDEGPVAEQVKKSTLNPNAKEFNPTKPLLSVNKSTSTPTSPGPRTHSTPSIPVLTAGQSGLYSPQYISYIPQIHMGPAVQAPQMYPYPVSNSVPGQQGKYRGAKGSLPPQRSDQHQPASAPPMMQAAAAAGPPLVAATPYSSYIPYNPQQFPGQPAMMQPMAHYPSQPVFAPMLQSNPRMLTSGSHPQAIVSSSTPQYPSAEQPTPQALYATVHQSYPHHATQLHAHQPQPATTPTGSQPQSQHAAPSPVQHQAGQAPHLGSGQPQQNLYHPGALTGTPPSLPPGPSAQSPQSSFPQPAAVYAIHHQQLPHGFTNMAHVTQAHVQTGITAAPPPHPGAPHPPQVMLLHPPQSHGGPPQGAVPQSGVPALSASTPSPYPYIGHPQALSDPDCLLT, encoded by the exons ATGTTGAAGCCTCAGCCGCCACAACAGCCCTCCCAGCCCCAGCAGCCGCCCCCCACGCAACAGGCCGTGGCCCGTCGGCCCCCCGGGGGCACCAGCCCTCCCAACGGCGGCCTCCCGGGGCCGCTGGCCACCTCTGCGGCTCCTCCCGGGCCTCCAACGGCCGCCTCCCCCTGCCTGGGGCCTGTGGCCGCTGCCGGGAGCGGGCTCCGCCGGGGAGCCGAAGGCATCTTGGcgccgcagccgccgccgccgcagcacCAGGAGAGGCCGGGGGCCGCAGCCATCGGCAGCGCCAG gGGACAGAGCACAGGAAAGGGACCCCCACAGTCACCT GTGTTTGAAGGCGTCTACAACAATTCCAGAATGCTGCATTTCCTTACAGCTGTTGTG GGCTCCACTTGTGATGTAAAGGTGAAAAATGGTACCACTTATGAGGGTATCTTCAAGACGCTAAGCTCAAAG TTTGAACTAGCCGTGGATGCTGTGCACCGGAAAGCATCTGAGCCAGCAGGTGGCCCTCGTCGGGAAGACATTGTGGACACCATGGTGTTTAAGCCAAGTGATGTCATGCTTGTTCACTTCCGAAATGTTGACTTCAATTACGCTACTAAAG ACAAGTTCACCGATTCAGCCATTGCCATGAACTCAAAAGTGAATGGGGAACACAAAGAGAAGGTGCTTCAGCGCTGGGAGGGGGGTGACAGCAACAGCGACGACTATGACCTCGAGTCTGACATG tcCAATGGATGGGACCCCAATGAAATGTTCAAGTTCAATGAGGAGAACTACGGTGTGAAGACTACCTATGATAGCAGTCTTTCTTCTTATAC GGTGCCCTTAGAAAAGGACAACTCAGAAGAGTTTCGTCAGCGAGAGCTGCGTGCGGCCCAGTTGGCTCGAGAGATTGAATCAAGCCCCCAGTACCGCCTGCGGATCGCCATGGAGAACGACGATGGGCGCACTGAAGAGGAGAAGCACAGTGCAGTCCAGCGGCAGGGCTCAGGGCGAGAGAGCCCCAGCTTGGCATCCAG GGAGGGGAAGTATATCCCTCTGCCTCAACGAGTCCGGGAAGGTCCCCGGGGAGGAGTTCGATGCAGCAGCTCTCGGGGTGGTCGGCCTGGCCTTAGCTCTTTGCCACCTCGTGGCCCTCACCATCTGGACAATAACAGCCCTGGCCCAGGTTCTGAGGCCCGTGGTATCAATGGAG gtcCTTCCCGCATGTCCCCAAAGGCACAGCGGCCTCTGAGAGGTGCCAAGACTCTGTCTTCGCCCAGTAATAGGCCTTCTGGAGAAACTTCTGTTCCACCTCCTCCTGCAG CTCCCCCTTTTCTTCCAGTGGGCCGGATGTATCCCCCGCGTTCTCCCAAGTCTGCTGCCCCTGCCCCAATCTCAGCTTCCTGTCCTGAGCCTCCCATCGGCTCGGCAGTGCCAACCTCTTCAGCCTCCATCCCTGTGACCTCATCAGTCTCAGATCCTGGAGTGGGCTCCATTTCCCCAGCTTCTCCAAAGATCTCCCTGGCCCCCACAGATG TAAAAGAACTCTCTACCAAGGAACCTGGAAGAACTCTGGAGCCCCAGGAGCTGGCTCGGATAGCTGGGAAAG TCCCCGGTCTTCAGAATGAACAGAAACGATTCCAACTGGAAGAACTGAGAAAGTTTGGGGCCCAGTTTAAG CTTCAGCCCAGTAGCTCCCCTGAGAACAGCCTGGATCCTTTTCCTCCCCGGATCTTAAAGGAGGAGcccaaaggaaaggagaaggaggttgATGTTCTGTTGACTTCAGAGCCCATGGGGTCTCCTGTCTCCTCCAAGACAGAGTCCGTATCGGATAAAGAGGACAAACCACCCCTGGCATCAGCAGGAGGCACTGAGGGGCCAGAGCAGCCCCCACCACCTTGCCCAAGCCAAACTGGCAGCCCCCCAGTGGGCCTCATCAAGGGAGAAGACAAAGATGAGGGCCCTGTTGCTGA ACAAGTAAAGAAATCAACGTTGAACCCTAATGCTAAGGAGTTCAATCCTACAAAGCCTCTGCTGTCTGTG AATAAATCCACCAGTACCCCAACTTCTCCGGGGCCCCGGACTCATTCAACTCCCTCCATCCCGGTGCTGACAGCAGGCCAGAGTGGGCTATACAGCCCCCAGTACATCTCATACATACCTCAGATCCACATGGGACCAGCTGTGCAG GCACCTCAAATGTATCCATATCCTGTATCCAATTCAGTGCCTGGGCAGCAGGGCAAGTACCGGGGAGCAAAAG gCTCCCTGCCTCCGCAGCGCTCGGACCAACACCAGCCAGCCTCAGCCCCGCCAATGATGCAGGCCGCCGCGGCTGCTGGCCCGCCTCTGGTGGCTGCCACGCCCTATTCTTCCTACATCCCCTACAACCCTCAGCAGTTCCCAGGCCAGCCGGCCATGATGCAGCCCATGGCCCACTACCCCTCACAG CCGGTGTTTGCCCCCATGCTTCAGAGCAACCCACGCATGCTGACATCGGGCAGCCATCCCCAGGCCATTGTGTCATCCTCTACCCCTCAGTACCCTTCTGCAGAGCAGCCCACCCCCCAGGCCCTTTATG CCACTGTTCACCAGTCCTACCCACACCATGCCACGCAGCTCCATGCCCACCAGCCGCAGCCAGCTACCACACCTACTGGAAGCCAGCCGCAGTCCCAGCATGCGGCCCCCAGTCCTGTCCAG CATCAGGCGGGGCAGGCCCCACACTTGGGCAGTGGACAGCCACAGCAGAATCTGTACCACCCAGGGGCCCTGACAGGCACGCCGCCCTCTCTGCCACCGGGACCTTCTGCCCAGTCCCCTCAGAGCAGCTTCCCCCAGCCAGCCGCTGTGTATGCCATCCACCACCAGCAGCTGCCCCACGGCTTCACCAATATGGCCCATGTTACCCAG GCCCATGTCCAAACTGGAATCACAGCAGCCCCGCCCCCTCACCCTGGGGCTCCCCACCCgccccaggtgatgctgctgcaCCCACCCCAGAGTCATGGGGGGCCCCCCCAAGGCGCGGTGCCCCAGAGTGGGGTGCCTGCACTCTCAGCTTCCACACCCTCACCCTACCCCTACATCGGACACCCCCAAG CTCTCAGTGACCCCGACTGTCTCCTGACTTAG